The Engraulis encrasicolus isolate BLACKSEA-1 chromosome 4, IST_EnEncr_1.0, whole genome shotgun sequence genome includes a window with the following:
- the LOC134447297 gene encoding gastrula zinc finger protein XlCGF7.1-like, protein MNENLHRHPSQLAMNMDAIKEEDIYDFLPEHVSADTKDCGTMTAICKEEHSEDMTPIDENQATHNNTDQHHCPTCGKGFAWKSNLFKHQRTHTGEKLYQCTTCGQDFSQKTNLIRHQRIHTEERPYQCTTCGKDFSQKSNLITHQRMHTGERPYQCTTYGTGFTKKCVLITHQRTHTGERPYQCTTCGKGFTKKCTLIIHQRTHTGERPYLCTTCGNGFRQKGDLITHQITHTGESPYQCVTCGKYFTQKSNLIRHQRIHTGERPYQCTTCGKGFTQKNDLNKHQKIHIDYK, encoded by the exons atgaatgagaatcttcatagaCACCCATCACAACTCGCAATGAATATGGATGCCATAAAGGAAGAGGACATCTATGACTTTCTACCAGAGCATGTGTCTGCTGACACGAAAGATTGTGGTACTATGACAGCAATTTGCAAAGAAGAACACAGTGAAGACATGACCCCAATAG ATGAAAACCAGGCAACTCATAACAATACGGACCAACACCACTGtcccacatgtggaaaaggatttgcGTGGAAAAGCAATCTGTTCAAGCATCAGAGaacccacactggagaaaagctTTACcaatgtactacatgtggacaagACTTTTCACAAAAAACTAATCTCATCAGGCATCAGAGAATCCACACTGAAGAAAGGCCTTACcaatgtactacatgtggaaaagactttTCACAAAAAAGTAAtctcatcacccatcagagaatgcatactggtgaaaggccttaccagtgtactacataTGGAACAggctttacaaaaaaatgtgttctgATCACccaccagagaacccatactggagaaaggccttaccagtgtactacatgtggaaaaggctttacgaAGAAATGTACCCTGATCATccaccagagaacccatactggtgaAAGGCCTTACCTGTGTACTACATGTGGGAATGGCTTTAGACAGAAAGGAGATCTCATCACCCATCAAATAACCCATACCGGAGAAAGCCCTTACCAGTGTGTTACatgtggaaaatattttacacagaaaaGTAATCTCATCaggcatcagagaatccatactggtgaaaggccttaccaatgtaccacatgtggaaaaggctttacacaGAAAAATGATCTCAACAAGCATCAGAAAATCCACATTGACTACAAGTAA